Proteins co-encoded in one Rattus rattus isolate New Zealand chromosome 5, Rrattus_CSIRO_v1, whole genome shotgun sequence genomic window:
- the Itpka gene encoding inositol-trisphosphate 3-kinase A produces the protein MTLPGHPTGMARPRGAGPCSPGLERAPRRSVGELRLLFEARCAAVAAAAAAGEPRARGAKRRGGQVPNGLPRAAPAPVIPQLTVTSEEDVAPASPGPPDREGNWLPAAGSHLQQPRRLSTSSLSSTGSSSLLEDSEDDLLSDSESRSRGNVQLETSEDVGQKSHWQKIRTMVNLPVMSPFKKRYSWVQLAGHTGSFKAAGTSGLILKRSSEPEHYCLVRLMADVLRGCVPAFHGVVERDGESYLQLQDLLDGFDGPCVLDCKMGVRTYLEEELTKARERPKLRKDMYKKMLAVDPEAPTEEEHAQRAVTKPRYMQWREGISSSTTLGFRIEGIKKADGSCSTDFKTTRSREQVTRVFEEFMQGDAEVLKRYLNRLQQIRDTLEISDFFRRHEVIGSSLLFVHDHCHRAGVWLIDFGKTTPLPDGQILDHRRPWEEGNREDGYLLGLDNLIGILANLAER, from the exons ATGACCCTGCCCGGACACCCGACGGGCATGGCGCGGCCACGGGGCGCGGGGCCCTGCAGCCCCGGGTTGGAGCGGGCTCCGCGCCGGAGCGTCGGGGAGCTGCGCCTGCTCTTCGAAGCGCGCTGCGCCGCAGTCGCCGCCGCAGCGGCCGCAGGGGAGCCCCGGGCCCGCGGGGCCAAGCGGCGTGGGGGACAAGTGCCTAACGGGCTCCCGCGTGCTGCCCCTGCTCCGGTGATCCCGCAGCTCACTGTGACAAGCGAGGAGGATGTGGCCCCGGCCAGCCCCGGGCCGCCGGACCGAGAGGGGAACTGGCTCCCAGCTGCGGGGTCGCACCTGCAGCAGCCACGCCGCCTCTCCACCTCGTCCCTCTCCTCCACCGGCTCCTCGTCGCTGCTTGAGGACTCGGAGGACGATCTGCTGAGCGACAGCGAGAGCCGGAGCCGCGGCAACGTGCAGCTGGAAACCAGCGAGGACGTGGGGCAG AAAAGCCATTGGCAGAAGATCCGTACCATGGTCAACCTGCCCGTCATGAGTCCTTTCAAAAAGCGCTACTCCTGGGTGCAGTTAGCAGGGCACACAG GGAGTTTCAAAGCTGCGGGCACCAGCGGCCTGATCCTGAAGCGCAGCTCGGAGCCTGAACACTACTGCCTGGTGCGGTTGATGGCTGATGTGCTGCGTGGGTGTGTGCCGGCCTTCCACGGTGTGGTCGAGCGGGATGGTGAAAGCTACTTACAGTTACAGGACCTGCTTGATGGCTTCGATGGGCCTTGCGTGCTTGACTGCAAGATGGGTGTCAG AACTTACCTGGAAGAAGAGCTGACCAAAGCCCGAGAACGGCCCAAGCTGCGAAAGGACATGTATAAGAAAATGCTGGCCGTGGACCCCGAGGCGCCTACTGAGGAGGAGCATGCGCAGCGCGCCGTCACAAAACCTCGCTACATGCAATGGCGCGAAGGCATCAGCTCCAGCACTACACTCGGCTTCCGCATCGAGGGCATCAAG AAAGCTGATGGATCTTGCAGTACTGATTTCAAAACTACACGAAGCAGAGAGCAAGTGACTCGAGTCTTTGAGGAGTTCATGCAAGGAGATGCTGAAGTGCTG AAGAGGTATCTGAACCGCCTACAGCAGATCCGGGATACCCTGGAGATCTCTGATTTCTTTAGACGGCACGAG GTGATTGGCAGCTCACTCCTCTTCGTGCATGACCATTGCCATCGTGCTGGCGTGTGGCTCATCGATTTTGGCAAGACCACGCCTCTCCCCGATGGCCAGATCCTGGATCATCGGAGGCCCTGGGAGGAGGGCAATCGTGAGGACGGCTATTTGCTGGGGCTGGACAATCTCATTGGCATCTTGGCCAACCTGGCTGAGAGATGA